The following proteins are encoded in a genomic region of Coffea eugenioides isolate CCC68of chromosome 6, Ceug_1.0, whole genome shotgun sequence:
- the LOC113772814 gene encoding regulatory protein NPR5: protein MSLEDSLRSLSLDYLNLLINGQAFSDVTFSVEGRLVHAHRCILAARSLFFRKFFCGPDTPAGLDPSGSRMGGQAGALASSPRGSNSQVIPVNSVGYEVFLLMLQFLYSGQVSIVPQKHEPRPNCGERGCWHTHCTSAVDLALDTLAAARSFGVEQLALLTQKQLASMVEKASIEDVMKVLIASRKQDMHQLWTTCSHLVAKSGLPPEVLAKHLPIDVVAKIEELRLKTSLVRGSLMPHHHHHNHDISAAAELEGQKIRRMRRALDSSDVELVKLMVMGEGLNLDDALALHYAVENCSREVVKALLELGAADVNYPAGPAGKTPLHIAAEMVSPDMVAVLLDHHADPNVRTVDGITPLDILRTLTSDFLFKGAVPGLTHIEPNKLRLCLELVQSAAMVISREEGNANAPASATIYPPMSEEHTSSSSSGNMANLNLDSRMVYLNLGAAASAGQMGCKMTDGDEHHSSHGSQREALSRHGSQGGCDPSIYHHHSHDY from the exons atgtccCTAGAGGACTCCTTAAGATCTTTATCCTTAGACTATCTGAATCTGCTGATCAACGGTCAAGCTTTCAGCGATGTAACCTTCAGCGTAGAGGGTCGTTTAGTCCATGCTCACAGGTGTATTCTTGCAGCCAGGAGCTTATTCTTTAGGAAATTCTTTTGTGGGCCGGACACGCCGGCGGGTCTGGACCCATCGGGGTCGAGGATGGGCGGCCAGGCCGGCGCCTTGGCATCGTCCCCGAGAGGGTCAAACTCGCAGGTGATACCAGTGAACTCGGTTGGGTATGAAGTTTTCTTGCTGATGCTTCAGTTTTTGTATAGTGGACAAGTCTCAATTGTGCCTCAGAAACATGAGCCAAGGCCTAATTGTGGTGAGAGAGGATGTTGGCACACACATTGCACCTCAGCCGTTGATCTTGCTCTTGATACTCTCGCTGCCGCTAGATCTTTTGGTGTTGAACAGCTCGCATTGCTCACTCAG AAGCAATTGGCCAGCATGGTTGAGAAGGCCTCAATTGAAGATGTCATGAAAGTGTTAATAGcttcaagaaaacaagacaTGCACCAACTCTGGACTACTTGTTCACATTTGGTAGCAAAATCTGGCCTACCACCAGAAGTCCTTGCTAAACACCTTCCCATCGATGTAGTAGCCAAGATTGAAGAGCTCCGCCTCAAAACATCGCTTGTTCGAGGATCTCTGATGcctcaccaccaccaccacaaccATGATATCAGTGCTGCAGCTGAGCTCGAGGGCCAGAAAATTCGCCGAATGAGACGGGCACTCGACTCGTCTGACGTCGAACTTGTCAAGCTTATGGTAATGGGAGAAGGGCTTAATTTGGATGATGCATTGGCCCTACATTATGCAGTTGAGAATTGTAGCCGAGAGGTGGTAAAAGCGTTGCTTGAGCTTGGAGCTGCTGATGTTAACTACCCAGCTGGGCCAGCAGGCAAAACCCCACTTCACATTGCAGCCGAAATGGTGTCCCCAGACATGGTGGCGGTCCTTCTTGACCACCATGCCGACCCAAATGTCCGAACTGTCGATGGGATCACTCCGTTAGACATCCTTCGAACCCTAACTTCTGATTTTCTATTCAAGGGTGCTGTCCCGGGGCTAACTCATATCGAACCAAACAAGCTCAGGCTTTGTCTGGAGCTAGTTCAATCAGCTGCTATGGTGATCTCTCGGGAGGAAGGCAATGCAAATGCGCCAGCTTCGGCTACAATCTACCCTCCAATGAGCGAGGAGCATACGAGTAGTAGTAGCAGTGGCAACATGGCCAACTTGAATCTTGATTCGAGAATGGTTTATCTGAATCTTGGTGCAGCTGCATCAGCTGGCCAAATGGGGTGCAAGATGACTGACGGAGATGAACATCACAGTAGCCACGGTAGCCAAAGAGAAGCTTTGAGTCGCCATGGTTCCCAAGGTGGTTGTGATCCATCGATTTATCACCATCATTCTCATGATTATTAG
- the LOC113775455 gene encoding L-galactono-1,4-lactone dehydrogenase, mitochondrial, with translation MLRTLHLKRSLQSLLHHHPTTLKSPNTALRRHCSTASTPPPPPPPSPPPPLPSSATDAEIRKYLGYTLLVLGCGAATYYSFPFPEDAKHKKAQLFRYAPLPEDLHTVSNWSGTHEVQTRTFLQPESLEQLEEIVKKAHEKKQKIRPVGSGLSPNGIGLTRSGMVNLALMDKVLEVDKEKKRVRVQAGIRVQQLVDGIKDYGLTLQNFASIREQQVGGIVQVGAHGTGARLPPIDEQVISMKLVTPAKGTIEISKENDPELFYLARCGLGGLGVVAEVTLQCVERQELVEHTFVSNLKDIKKNHKKFLSENKHVKYLHIPYTDTVVVVTCNPVSKWKGPPKFKPQFSQEEAIQPFRDLYRESLREYRVGVNATATSSENEPDIDELSFTELRDKLLALDPLNKNHVIKINQAEAEFWRKSEGYRIGWSDEILGFDCGGQQWVSEICFPTGTLSKPSMSDLGYIEELTQLIERENVPAPAPIEQRWTACSKSFMSPAHSPVEDDIFSWVGIIMYLPTTDARQRKQITEEFFHYRHLTYKQLWDRYSAYEHWAKIEVPKDKEELAALQARLRKRFPVDEYNKARKELDPNRILSNNMLEKLFPSSDTV, from the exons ATGCTTCGAACTCTTCATCTAAAACGCTCTCTCCAATCGCTCCTCCACCACCACCCGACCACCCTTAAATCCCCCAACACAGCCCTCCGCCGCCATTGCTCCACCGCTTccactcctcctcctcctccacctccATCACCACCTCCGCCACTGCCTTCCTCAGCCACTGATGCTGAAATCCGGAAGTACCTCGGCTACACGCTCCTCGTCCTCGGCTGCGGTGCCGCCACCTACTACTCCTTCCCATTTCCCGAGGACGCGAAGCACAAAAAAGCCCAACTCTTCCGGTACGCTCCGTTACCGGAAGACCTCCACACGGTCTCCAATTGGAGCGGGACCCACGAGGTCCAAACCCGGACATTCCTCCAGCCCGAATCGTTGGAGCAGCTGGAGGAGATTGTGAAGAAAGCCCATGAGAAGAAGCAGAAGATTCGGCCTGTAGGCTCGGGATTGTCTCCGAATGGGATCGGGTTGACCCGCTCAGGAATGGTGAATCTGGCATTGATGGATAAGGTTTTGGAAGTGGataaggagaagaaaagagttaGAGTCCAAGCTGGGATAAGGGTTCAGCAGCTTGTTGACGGGATTAAAGATTACGGGCTTACTTTGCAGAATTTTGCATCAATCAGGGAACAGCAAGTTGGTGGTATTGTTCAG GTTGGTGCACATGGTACTGGTGCAAGGTTGCCTCCCATCGATGAGCAGGTTATCAGCATGAAATTGGTTACTCCTGCAAAGGGAACCattgaaatttcaaaagaaaacgaTCCAGAGCTCTTTTATCTGGCACGTTGTGGACTTGGGGGCCTTGGAGTGGTTGCTGAAGTCACTCTTCAGTGTGTTGAGAGACAGGAGCTTGTAGAACACACATTTGTCTCTAATCTGAAAGATATCAAGAAAAATCACAA GAAATTTTTATCAGAGAACAAGCATGTGAAGTACTTGCATATACCATACACGGACACGGTTGTAGTTGTGACTTGTAATCCTGTTTCTAAATGGAAAGGTCCACCGAAGTTCAAGCCTCAGTTTAGCCAGGAAGAAGCTATACAACCTTTTCGAGATCTCTACAGAGAGTCTCTAAGGGAGTACAG AGTTGGAGTAAATGCCACTGCAACTTCAAGTGAAAATGAACCAGACATAGATGAGCTCTCCTTTACAGAACTTAGAGATAAATTACTGGCTTTAGATCCCCTCAACAAAAACCATGTCATAAAAATCAACCAAGCTGAGGCCGAGTTCTGGAGGAAGTCAGAGGGATACCGAATAGGCTGGAGTGACGAAATTTTGGGCTTTGATTGTGGTGGGCAGCAGTGGGTCTCAGAAATCTGTTTTCCCACAGGAACACTATCCAAACCTAGCATGAGTGACTTGGGATACATAGAAGAATTAACTCAACTCATAGAGAGGGAAAATGTACCTGCTCCTGCACCCATAGAGCAGCGATGGACAGCTTGCAGCAAAAGCTTCATGAGTCCTGCTCATAGTCCAGTGGAGGATGATATTTTCTCATGG GTTGGAATAATTATGTATCTTCCTACCACTGATGCTCGACAGAGAAAACAAATAACAGAAGAATTCTTCCACTACAGGCATCTTACATACAAACAATTATGGGATCGTTATTCTGCTTATGAACATTGGGCCAAGATTGAG GTGCCGAAGGACAAGGAAGAACTTGCAGCTTTGCAAGCAAGGCTAAGAAAGCGGTTTCCAGTGGATGAATACAATAAAGCACGAAAAGAGCTGGATCCTAACAGAATTCTTTCTAATAACATGCTGGAGAAGTTGTTTCCTTCATCGGACACGGTTTGA
- the LOC113774822 gene encoding cysteine-rich and transmembrane domain-containing protein WIH1 has translation MDRTENQVPPGYPTENPTMGKKKKKSCWPQSKPKGERGFIEGCLFALCCCWICEMCF, from the exons ATGGACAGGACAGAAAACCAGGTTCCTCCGG GTTATCCAACTGAGAATCCTACGatggggaagaagaagaagaagagctgTTGGCCACAATCCAAACCAAAAGGAGAAAGGGGATTTATTGAAGGATG CCTGTTTGCCCTCTGTTGCTGCTGGATTTGTGAAATGTGCTTTTAA
- the LOC113774808 gene encoding protein GDAP2 homolog, protein MAGSSSGSASEDFSVLVLASDLGIDGRPFLSQSDRENREEQWHDCQSYEQEDFSDLEALQFFRLESGSDKSGNRIFRIIGKHFPAPVISGERLKKYVFHKIATELPEGPYCIVYMHTTVQSDDNSPGLTILRWIYEELPSDHKDRLQVVYFIHPGLWSRLVFATLGRFFLSGGLYWKIKYVSRLQYLWDDIKKGELEIPEFVLQHDNVLETRPLTDYGIEPDPFHVTEISTMPYSFGRHRADLPSREYM, encoded by the exons ATGGCGGGCAGTTCATCAGGCTCAGCTTCGGAAGATTTCTCGGTGCTAGTTTTAGCTTCCGATTTAGGTATAGATGGTCGGCCGTTTTTGTCCCAATCGGACCGAGAAAATCGAGAAGAACAGTGGCATGATTGCCAATCTTATGAACAAGAAGACTTCTCCGATCTCGAAGCCCTTCAATTCTTCCGCCTTGAATCTGGCTCCGACAAATCCGGGAATCGTATCTTTCGTATCATCGGAAAACACTTCCCTG CTCCTGTGATTAGTGGAGAACGGCTGAAGAAGTATGTATTCCACAAGATAGCAACTGAGCTGCCAGAAGGGCCTTATTGCATCGTTTACATGCATACTACAGTGCAAAGTGATGACAATTCACCTGGCCTCACCATCTTGAGGTGGATTTATGAAGAGCTACCCTCAGATCACAAGGACAGGCTTCAGGTTGTATACTTCATTCATCCTGGTCTGTGGTCAAGGCTTGTCTTTGCCACGCTGGGAAGGTTCTTCTTAAGTGGAGG ATTGTATTGGAAAATCAAATATGTAAGCCGCTTGCAGTATCTCTGGGATGACATAAAGAAAGGAGAACTGGAGATCCCCGAATTCGTTCTGCAACACGACAATGTGCTAGAGACTAGGCCTTTAACTGACTATGGAATTGAACCTGATCCTTTTCATGTAACTGAGATTTCGACTATGCCCTACTCATTTGGAAGACATCGGGCAGACTTGCCTTCTAGAGAATACATGTAG